GCGGAGTCGGACGACGTCGTCTCGATCCGCCGCGTGACCCCGAAGACGCCCGACAACCGGAACACCGACGTGTTCACGCGGGCGCTCGAGGTGTGGCAGTCCACCGGCCAGACGGGCGAGGGCGTCCGCGTCGGCGTCATCGACACCGGCGTCGACTACACGCACGCGTCGTTCGGCGGCCCCGGCACGGTCGAGGCCTACGACGCCGCGTACGGCGAGGACGGCACGCAGCCGGTCCCCGAGGGCTCGTACGACCCCGAGAAGTACCTCGGCGGCTACGACTTCGCCGGCCCGCTCTACGACCCGAGCGAGGACATCCCGGGCACGAGCGCGATCCCGGTACCCGACGAGAACCCGATCGACAGCCTGTACACGAGCGACAACAGCGGCCACGGCACGCACGTCGCCGGCACCGCCGTGGGCTACGGCGTGACCGCGGACGGCACGACGTTCGAGGGCGACTACGCGTCGCTCACGGACCTGTCCGACTGGCAGGTCGGGCCCGGCTCGGCCCCCGAGGCCGGCGTCTACGCGCTCAAGGTCTTCGGTGACCTCGGCGGGTCGACAAACCTCACGTCCCTGGCGCTCGACTGGGCCGCCGACCCGAACGGCGACGGCGACTTCAACGACCACCTCGACGTCGTCAACCTCTCGCTCGGCGCCTCCGCCGCACCCGTCGACGACCCGGACACGCTCGTCGTCAACCGGCTCTCCGACCTCGGCGTGCTGTCCGTGTTCTCGGCCGGCAACTCCGGTGACATCACCGACGTCGGCGGCTCGCCGGGCAGCGCGACCTCGGGCCTCACGGTCGCCAACTCGGTCGGCAGCCCGCTCGACCTGGACGGCGTCGAGGTCACGGTCGGCTCCGACCCGTCGCTCGACGGCACCTACGCCGCGCAGAACAGCATCGCCTACGCCGGCACCGAGGACGTCACGGCGCCCGTCGCCTACCTCGGCGACGACGTCGACGGCTGCGAGCCGCTCACCGAGTTCGCGGACGAGCTCGCCGGCAAGATCGCCTACCTGTGGTGGGACGACGACGACTCGGCCCGCCGCTGCGGCAGCGTCGCGCGCTTCAACGCGGCCGAGGCCGCCGGCGCGGTCGGCGTCCTGATCGGAACCGAGAACACGATCTTCTCGGCCGGCATCTCGGGGAACCCGACGATCCCGGGCGCCCAGCTCACGGCTGCCTCGACCGACGCGCTCCTGCCCGCCATCCAGACCGGCACCGTGACGGCCCGCATCGGCCCGTCGCTCGCCGGCACGGTCCAGGACGCGTCCGCGGGTGACGCGCTCAACCCCGGCTCCTCGCGCGGCGCGCACGGCTCGCTCGGCATCCTCAAGCCGGACGTCGCCGCGCCGGGCACGAGCATCCAGTCCGCCGCGTCGGGCACCGGCAACGAAGCCCACACGCTCTCGGGCACCTCGATGGCCGCGCCGCACGTCGCCGGCATCGCCGCGCTCGTCCGTGCGACCAACCCGGGCTGGACGCCCGCGCAGGTCAAGGCGTCGATCGTGAACACCGCGACGCACGACCTGTTCACCGGCCCGAACCAGACCGGTGAGGTCTACGGCCCCGAGCGGGTCGGCTCCGGCCGGGTCGACGCGGTCGACGCCGTCGCCAACGGCGTCCTCGCCTACGCCTCCGAGGCCCCCGAGCAGGTCTCGGTCGTGTTCGGCGTCGTCGACGTCGGCGCCCAGACGGTCGTCGAGAAGAAGACCGTCACGGTGACGAACACGAGCAACCGCGCGGTCCGCTACGCGACGGCGTTCGACTCGGCCACGACCGCGGGCGGTGCGACGGTGACGACCTCGCCGGCGAGCCTCACCGTCCCGGCCGGGCAGTCCCGTCTCGTCACGCTGACCCTCACCGCCGACCCGGCGACGCTCGAGCGCGAGCTCGACCCGACCTCCGAGGTCGAGCAGGGCGGGGTCCCGCGCGAGTACGTCGCCACGGTCTCGGGGCGTCTCGTGCTCACGACCGACGGCAGCGAGCTGCGGGTCCCGGTGCACGCTGCACCGCGCCTCGTGAGCGACCTGACCGCGCAGCCCGTCGAGTTCGCCGACGCCGCCACGACGACCGCGGAGCTCGCGCTCACCGGCCGCGGGGTCGCGTCGGGGGGCTGGTACTCCCTCGCCGCACCGCTGGTCCTCGGGGCCACGAGCCCGCAGCTCGAGGACGACCCGCGCGTCGAGACGTCGCCGTCGGCCAACGCCGCCGGTGACCTGCGGTACGTCGGGTGGTCCACGACCGCGCCGCAGCGCGCGGCCGCGGGCGGGACGCCCGAGGACGGGTACCTCGGCATCGGCATCGCGACCGAGGGCGAGTGGGCCACCCTCGGCGCGTACACCAAGCCGGTGATCGAGCTCGACATCGACGCCGACGGGACGTACGACACGCAGACGGTCGTGCAGAAGCTCGACGACTCGTCCGACGTGACCGTGCAGGCGACGTTCGACCTCGTGACCGACGAGGTCATCGACGTGCAGCCCGTCAACGGCTTCTTCGGCGACGTCGACACCACGGTGTTCGACAACAACGTCGTCGTGATCCCGCTGAGCCTCGCGGACGTCGGCATCACGCCGGGCGCGACGCCGACCGTCCGGGTCTGGACGTACTCCGAGTACGCCGCAGCCCCGACGGGCGTGGTCGACGAGGTCGAGCCGTTCACGGTCGACCCGTTCACGCCGCCGTTCTGGTTCGACGCCGGCACCCCGGACTCGCTGTGGTTCCTGTCCGGTCCCGACGCGCCGATCACCGTGCACCGCACCGAGGCGGCCAAGGCCGGCGAGTCGCAGCTGCTCGTGCTGCACAGCCGCAACGCCACGACGACGGCGCGCGCGCAGCTCGTCGACGTCACGGTCCCCGCGGCGACGCCCACGACCACGAGCCTCAAGGTCAGCGGCTCGGCGAAGGCCGGTGCGGAGCTCACGCTCACCGCCACGGTGGACCCCGCCGAGGCGACCGGCACCGTCCGGTTCCTCGACGGTGAGACCGAGCTCGCCGCGGTCCCGGTGACCTACGGGAAGGCGACCGCGAAGGTCCGCCTCGGTGCGGGCTCGCACGCGCTGTCCGCGGTCTTCACCCCGGACGGCGGCACGTTCGCGGCGTCGACCTCGACGGTCGTGACGACCGAGGTCGCGAAGTCGGGCTCGACGCTCGGGCTCATGCTGTCGAAGGCGTCGGGGAAGCCCGGCGACGCCGTCAGCGCGACCGTGACCGTGAAGGGCCGCACCACGGCGCCGACCGGCACGGTCGAGATCCGCGAGCGCGGCACGGTGCTCGGCACGGGCACGCTCGTGACCGACGGTCTCACCGGCACCGTCACGATCGCGCTGCCGACGGACCTCAAGGTCGGCACGCACCAGATCACCGCGGTCTACCTGGGCAGCGCCGACGTCGAGAGCTCCAAGACGCAGCGCTCGTACCAGGTGAAGCAGGCACGCCGCAGCTGATCACCGGGGCCGCCGCACGGCGGCTCGCGCACGGCACAGGAGGGGCGTCACCGGTCGGTCCGGGGGCGCCCCTCCGGCGTGCCCGGACCGGGACCGGCGCGGCCGGGGAGCGGCCGGTCGGGGAACCACCCTCGCGGAGGTTCAAGCAGCGGTCACCGCCGACCGATCAACGGGTCATGACCGCTCACGCTCTCGCACCTCGTCCGGAGGTCGCCCCGCTCAACGCCGCCGAGCTCGTCTTCGTGGCGCAGCACCGCGAGCTCGTCGCCGGCCTGTGCGGCGGCTCGGTCGCGGCCGACTCCCTCGGCGCCCTGTACGACCGGGTCCTCGTGACGTGGGCGGCGTCGCCCGCCGAGGA
The Cellulomonas sp. NS3 DNA segment above includes these coding regions:
- a CDS encoding S8 family serine peptidase yields the protein MTPRPLLSVLTTLALAATSTLVGAQVAAAAPDPGSPGGAVASGKDLSRAKVSRSVLDAAGTITAFVELDAPSGLDVVEDGGTPAEVRAATAQVDELAAQVVPERVTARSATAAPRRISTLSNVVSGTLVTGDAATISRLAESDDVVSIRRVTPKTPDNRNTDVFTRALEVWQSTGQTGEGVRVGVIDTGVDYTHASFGGPGTVEAYDAAYGEDGTQPVPEGSYDPEKYLGGYDFAGPLYDPSEDIPGTSAIPVPDENPIDSLYTSDNSGHGTHVAGTAVGYGVTADGTTFEGDYASLTDLSDWQVGPGSAPEAGVYALKVFGDLGGSTNLTSLALDWAADPNGDGDFNDHLDVVNLSLGASAAPVDDPDTLVVNRLSDLGVLSVFSAGNSGDITDVGGSPGSATSGLTVANSVGSPLDLDGVEVTVGSDPSLDGTYAAQNSIAYAGTEDVTAPVAYLGDDVDGCEPLTEFADELAGKIAYLWWDDDDSARRCGSVARFNAAEAAGAVGVLIGTENTIFSAGISGNPTIPGAQLTAASTDALLPAIQTGTVTARIGPSLAGTVQDASAGDALNPGSSRGAHGSLGILKPDVAAPGTSIQSAASGTGNEAHTLSGTSMAAPHVAGIAALVRATNPGWTPAQVKASIVNTATHDLFTGPNQTGEVYGPERVGSGRVDAVDAVANGVLAYASEAPEQVSVVFGVVDVGAQTVVEKKTVTVTNTSNRAVRYATAFDSATTAGGATVTTSPASLTVPAGQSRLVTLTLTADPATLERELDPTSEVEQGGVPREYVATVSGRLVLTTDGSELRVPVHAAPRLVSDLTAQPVEFADAATTTAELALTGRGVASGGWYSLAAPLVLGATSPQLEDDPRVETSPSANAAGDLRYVGWSTTAPQRAAAGGTPEDGYLGIGIATEGEWATLGAYTKPVIELDIDADGTYDTQTVVQKLDDSSDVTVQATFDLVTDEVIDVQPVNGFFGDVDTTVFDNNVVVIPLSLADVGITPGATPTVRVWTYSEYAAAPTGVVDEVEPFTVDPFTPPFWFDAGTPDSLWFLSGPDAPITVHRTEAAKAGESQLLVLHSRNATTTARAQLVDVTVPAATPTTTSLKVSGSAKAGAELTLTATVDPAEATGTVRFLDGETELAAVPVTYGKATAKVRLGAGSHALSAVFTPDGGTFAASTSTVVTTEVAKSGSTLGLMLSKASGKPGDAVSATVTVKGRTTAPTGTVEIRERGTVLGTGTLVTDGLTGTVTIALPTDLKVGTHQITAVYLGSADVESSKTQRSYQVKQARRS